The proteins below are encoded in one region of Coffea arabica cultivar ET-39 chromosome 4c, Coffea Arabica ET-39 HiFi, whole genome shotgun sequence:
- the LOC113740117 gene encoding plant intracellular Ras-group-related LRR protein 9-like gives MDPSPKNFPILSYVMEKFPSMKRATATSTAGDDKYDVEQPAPPLPASEASQKPYFELTEQMPHLTDPKLISEMRLAVSDVAQTRSMLQALGERPDHESVDTAKAKLAEIEMNLAMQLEEIALSPRGEESPKDVEERKALEREKQIYKSVLSLDEMHEAYEKLLTEAEERLQKIYDAAVAGGDVADIEEKEEVVEEEVNEDVVTILKAAEGNEPVERVNLSGKRLKFLPEAFGRIKSLVVLDLSNNQLEAIPDSIAGLESLEELNVSSNLLEALPDSIGLLFKLKILDVSGNKLTALPDSICHCRSLVELNAGFNKLSYLPTNIGYELVNLRRLSVPLNKLRHFPSSIGEMKSLCFLDAHFNELQGLTPSIGRLTNLEILNLGSNFSDLKELPQTIGDMSSLKELDLSNNQIHELPDTFGRLDNLMKLNVEQNPLVEPPKEIVDEGVEAVRAYMVKRRLDRLLAEEQRSMFEENTEANSSILTRSASWLTRMVSNVTGNLSGYLGAAGNSNADPYLNQPR, from the exons ATGGATCCAAGCCCTAAGAATTTCCCAATTCTCTCTTACGTTATGGAGAAATTCCCCAGTATGAAACGCGCCACGGCAACATCCACCGCCGGCGACGACAAGTATGATGTGGAACAACCAGCTCCGCCGCTGCCGGCTTCGGAGGCTTCACAGAAGCCGTATTTCGAGCTGACGGAACAAATGCCTCACTTGACTGACCCTAAACTCATTTCCGAGATGCGATTGGCGGTTTCCGACGTCGCGCAGACTCGTTCGATGCTTCAAGCTCTAGGCGAGCGGCCGGATCATGAGTCGGTGGATACGGCGAAGGCCAAGCTGGCGGAGATTGAGATGAATTTGGCCATGCAGTTGGAGGAGATTGCGCTGTCGCCACGGGGGGAGGAGTCGCCGAAGGATGTTGAGGAAAGGAAGGCGTTGGAGAGGGAGAAGCAGATTTATAAGTCGGTTTTGTCGTTGGATGAGATGCATGAGGCGTATGAGAAGCTGTTGACTGAGGCGGAGGAGAGGTTGCAGAAGATTTATGACGCTGCCGTGGCTGGTGGTGATGTGGCTGATATAGAGGAGAAGGAGGAGGTCGTTGAGGAGGAAGTGAATGAAGACGTGGTGACGATTTTGAAGGCGGCTGAAGGGAATGAACCTGTTGAGAGGGTGAATTTATCTGGCAAAAGGCTGAAGTTCCTGCCGGAGGCATTTGGGAGGATTAAATCACTGGTTGTACTTGATTTGTCCAATAATCAACTTGAG GCAATTCCTGATTCTATTGCTGGATTAGAAAGTCTTGAGGAGCTTAATGTGTCTTCAAACCTTTTGGAGGCTCTTCCAGATTCAATTGGCTTGCTGTTCAAGTTGAAAATCTTGGATGTCTCTGGAAATAAGCTTACTGCATTGCCTGACAGCATTTGTCATTGCCG GTCATTGGTGGAACTGAATGCAGGGTTTAACAAACTGTCTTACTTGCCAACTAACATTGGGTATGAACTAGTGAATCTAAGAAGACTTTCTGTTCCACTCAACAAACTCCGCCATTTCCCAAGTTCTATTGGTGAAATGAAGTCCTTGTGCTTTCTGGATGCACACTTTAATGAGCTCCAAGGCCTAACGCCGTCAATTGGGAGACTGACAAACCTCGAGATTCTCAATCTCGGCAGTAATTTCAGTGACCTGAAGGAACTTCCTCAGACTATTGGTGATATGTCCAGTCTCAAAGAGCTTGATCTTAGCAACAATCAGATCCATGAACTGCCTGATACATTTGGACGGCTTGACAATCTGATGAAGCTAAATGTAGAGCAGAATCCTCTTGTAGAGCCTCCAAAGGAGATTGTAGATGAAGGCGTTGAAGCTGTCAGGGCCTATATGGTTAAAAGACGACTTGACAGACTCCTAGCGGAAGAGCAAAGGAGCATGTTTGAGGAAAACACCGAGGCAAATTCCAGCATATTAACACGAAGTGCCTCCTGGTTGACTAGGATGGTTTCAAATGTTACTGGGAACCTTTCAGGGTATCTGGGTGCCGCTGGTAACTCGAATGCAGATCCATATCTCAATCAGCCACGATGA